The following proteins are co-located in the Bradyrhizobium sp. AZCC 2176 genome:
- a CDS encoding glycosyltransferase family 4 protein, with amino-acid sequence MTHILVATDAWHPQVNGVVRTLTATAEAAKGIGVEVSFLTPQSFRTFAMPSYPDLRLALPYPAKIARLIEAAKPDSIHIATEGPIGLLVRRYCRKHGVPFTTSFHTRFPEYVSARSPIPESWVWRAMRWFHRPSQAVMSATPALAAELRMRGFRNVVLWSRGVDTSLFHPRSVDLCLPMPVYLSVGRLAVEKNLEAFLDLDLPGTKLVVGDGPARAALERKYPEAVFLGARHGEELAEIYAASDIFVFPSKTDTFGLVLLEALASGLPVAAFPVTGPRDVIGSAPVGVLHEDLRAACLEALQVSREDCVEFAAAHTWQASARVFVEHALSIRPVQPEGETVEFVAEDPHFAA; translated from the coding sequence ATGACGCATATCCTGGTCGCGACCGATGCGTGGCATCCCCAGGTCAACGGGGTGGTGCGGACGTTGACCGCGACCGCCGAAGCGGCCAAGGGAATTGGCGTCGAGGTGAGTTTCCTGACGCCACAGTCGTTTCGTACCTTCGCGATGCCGAGCTATCCAGATCTGCGGCTGGCGCTGCCGTATCCGGCAAAAATCGCGCGACTGATCGAAGCGGCAAAGCCCGACAGCATTCATATCGCGACCGAAGGCCCGATCGGGCTGTTGGTCCGGCGCTATTGCCGCAAGCATGGCGTGCCGTTCACCACGAGCTTTCACACCCGTTTTCCGGAATATGTATCGGCGCGCTCGCCGATCCCGGAATCCTGGGTATGGCGGGCGATGCGCTGGTTCCACCGGCCGAGCCAGGCGGTGATGTCCGCAACACCGGCGCTGGCGGCCGAATTGCGCATGCGCGGTTTTCGCAACGTGGTGCTGTGGTCGCGCGGCGTCGATACTTCGCTGTTTCATCCGCGCAGCGTTGATCTCTGCCTGCCGATGCCGGTTTATCTCAGCGTCGGCCGCCTCGCGGTTGAAAAAAACCTCGAAGCCTTCCTCGACCTCGATCTGCCCGGCACCAAGCTCGTCGTTGGCGATGGACCGGCCCGAGCGGCGCTGGAGCGGAAATATCCGGAGGCCGTGTTCCTCGGCGCAAGGCACGGCGAGGAGCTGGCCGAAATCTACGCGGCGTCGGACATTTTCGTATTTCCCAGCAAGACCGACACGTTTGGGCTGGTGTTGCTCGAGGCGCTGGCCAGCGGCCTGCCGGTGGCCGCTTTTCCGGTCACCGGTCCGCGCGACGTGATCGGCTCGGCGCCGGTCGGCGTCCTGCACGAGGATCTGCGCGCGGCCTGCCTGGAGGCGCTGCAGGTTTCGCGGGAAGATTGCGTCGAATTCGCCGCCGCCCACACCTGGCAGGCCTCCGCGCGGGTTTTTGTCGAGCATGCCCTGAGCATTCGCCCGGTCCAGCCGGAGGGCGAGACCGTTGAATTCGTAGCGGAAGACCCCCATTTCGCCGCCTGA
- a CDS encoding caspase family protein, with the protein MSRFKSTLLRAGLLASLLSFGTGAAFAEAPNADIRNGMQVPPPVDQRIALVIGNSNYQTAPRLTNPGNDAQSMSQLLNSAGFEVTQATDLTRSDMIRVVQDFSAKVAERGPGTVAMIYYAGHGVQVAGENYLLPVDAKIASSSDLDGNSLRLVDLMGTLESIQSRMRIVVLDACRNNPFPEVNDTRRGLAIVDAPRGSIVGYSTAPGMEAQDGDGNHSPYTSAFLNVAREPNLPIEQLFKRVRLEVNNVTNGRQTPWESSSLTSDFYFFGDTAVAAGRAPDRRPIVQTASNLPSRSVRQAYDYVLSEGSPEYYEEFIRLYPHDPLCDHIRMLLGNLQVAKAWHKTVLANSPFAYKAFYDNYSNSQYAKSALKLQGAPKAVHLMQFTHLAKQSPSFEPANFGNTPTLGISKGNLKGNLGAQAHMPSPSKIVTLPAKGGINPANIGNNGKVGKVTTLPGKINTPVNAGKNSGNTGRVTTMPGKINSHPMRVTNRPMVNTAPRRFNSGVGGGFSQRFAASPSRNSFARSSFGGGSFGGRGGGFRR; encoded by the coding sequence ATGTCCCGTTTTAAGTCAACACTATTGCGCGCCGGTCTCCTGGCAAGCCTGTTGAGCTTCGGCACCGGCGCTGCCTTTGCCGAAGCTCCCAATGCCGACATCCGCAACGGCATGCAGGTGCCGCCGCCCGTGGACCAGCGTATCGCCCTTGTCATCGGCAATTCGAATTACCAGACCGCACCGAGGCTCACCAACCCCGGCAACGACGCGCAATCGATGTCGCAGCTCCTGAACTCGGCCGGCTTCGAGGTCACTCAGGCGACCGACCTGACGCGCAGCGACATGATTAGGGTCGTGCAGGATTTCTCCGCCAAGGTCGCCGAGCGCGGCCCCGGCACCGTCGCCATGATCTACTATGCCGGCCACGGCGTGCAGGTGGCGGGCGAGAATTATCTGCTTCCGGTCGATGCGAAGATCGCTTCGTCGTCCGATCTCGACGGCAATTCGCTGCGGCTGGTCGACCTGATGGGCACGCTGGAATCGATCCAGAGCCGGATGCGCATCGTCGTGCTCGACGCCTGCCGCAACAATCCATTCCCGGAGGTCAATGACACCCGGCGGGGCCTTGCCATCGTCGATGCCCCCAGGGGTTCGATCGTCGGTTACTCGACCGCGCCGGGCATGGAAGCGCAGGACGGCGATGGCAATCACAGCCCGTATACCTCGGCCTTCCTGAATGTCGCGCGCGAACCGAACCTACCGATCGAGCAATTGTTCAAGCGCGTCCGGCTCGAAGTGAACAACGTGACCAATGGCCGTCAGACGCCATGGGAAAGCTCGTCGCTGACCTCCGATTTCTATTTCTTCGGCGATACGGCGGTCGCCGCAGGCCGCGCGCCGGATCGCCGCCCGATCGTGCAGACCGCATCGAACCTGCCGTCGCGTTCGGTGCGTCAGGCCTACGACTACGTGCTGTCCGAAGGCTCGCCCGAGTATTATGAAGAGTTCATCCGGCTCTACCCGCATGACCCGCTGTGCGACCACATCCGCATGCTGCTCGGCAATCTGCAGGTGGCAAAGGCGTGGCATAAGACGGTGCTTGCGAACTCACCCTTTGCCTACAAGGCGTTCTACGACAATTATTCCAACAGCCAGTACGCCAAGTCTGCCTTGAAGCTGCAGGGTGCGCCGAAGGCGGTGCATCTGATGCAGTTCACGCATCTGGCGAAGCAGTCGCCGTCGTTCGAGCCGGCGAACTTCGGCAATACGCCGACGCTGGGCATCTCCAAGGGCAATCTTAAGGGCAATCTTGGCGCCCAGGCTCATATGCCGTCGCCGTCGAAGATCGTTACGCTGCCCGCCAAGGGTGGGATCAACCCGGCCAACATTGGCAACAACGGCAAAGTGGGCAAGGTCACGACCTTGCCTGGCAAGATCAACACCCCCGTCAATGCCGGCAAAAACAGTGGCAACACCGGCAGGGTCACGACCATGCCCGGCAAGATCAACAGCCATCCGATGCGGGTTACCAACAGGCCCATGGTCAACACCGCGCCGCGCCGTTTCAACAGCGGTGTGGGCGGAGGCTTCAGCCAGCGCTTCGCCGCAAGCCCGTCCCGCAATTCATTCGCCCGCAGTTCGTTCGGCGGCGGCTCGTTCGGCGGACGCGGCGGCGGCTTCAGGCGCTAA
- a CDS encoding AI-2E family transporter: MLVIAALAQASKVFAPLAAAIFIIAIVWPVQKQLQSWMPKLVALAITVVVTVAICLGFASLAAWGFGRVGRSLVAELPRYQAFYSAMVTWLDGHGVSVAGLWAEHFNVGWLLRATQYVTGRVNTTLSFWVIALIYVMLGLLEVENVRRKIERLDNRTAARVLLDGSAATAAKFRRYLLVRTKMSAVTGLLVGIFAAITGLPFAFEWGVIAFVLNYIPFIGPFVATLFPTLLAMTQFESWPAVLGLFVCLNVIQFVVGSYIEPRVAGTMLSISPVVVLFSIFFWTFLWGLFGTFIGVPIALAILTFCAAHPSSRWIADLLGGPDPAKPGKP; encoded by the coding sequence GTGCTGGTCATCGCGGCGTTGGCGCAGGCGAGCAAGGTGTTCGCACCGCTTGCGGCGGCCATTTTCATCATTGCCATCGTGTGGCCGGTCCAGAAGCAGTTGCAGTCGTGGATGCCGAAGCTTGTTGCGCTGGCGATCACCGTCGTCGTCACGGTGGCGATCTGTCTCGGCTTTGCCTCGCTTGCGGCCTGGGGATTTGGCCGCGTCGGACGATCGCTGGTCGCGGAGTTGCCGCGCTACCAGGCCTTCTATTCGGCGATGGTGACCTGGCTGGACGGCCACGGCGTCTCGGTCGCAGGGCTTTGGGCGGAACATTTCAACGTAGGCTGGCTGCTGCGCGCCACGCAGTATGTCACTGGGCGCGTCAATACCACGCTCAGCTTCTGGGTGATCGCGCTGATTTACGTCATGCTCGGGCTGCTCGAAGTCGAGAACGTCAGGCGGAAGATCGAGCGGCTGGATAACCGCACGGCAGCGCGCGTGCTGCTCGACGGTAGCGCCGCGACCGCGGCGAAATTTCGAAGATACCTGCTGGTGCGAACGAAGATGAGCGCGGTGACCGGTCTGTTGGTCGGCATTTTCGCTGCGATTACCGGCCTGCCATTTGCATTCGAGTGGGGCGTGATTGCCTTCGTGCTCAACTATATCCCGTTCATCGGTCCTTTCGTCGCAACGCTGTTTCCTACTTTGCTGGCGATGACGCAGTTCGAGAGCTGGCCTGCGGTTTTGGGCCTCTTCGTCTGCCTCAACGTCATCCAGTTCGTGGTCGGCAGCTACATCGAGCCGCGGGTCGCCGGCACCATGCTGTCGATCTCGCCCGTCGTCGTGTTGTTCTCGATCTTCTTCTGGACGTTCCTGTGGGGCCTGTTCGGGACCTTCATCGGCGTGCCGATCGCGCTTGCCATTCTGACCTTCTGTGCCGCGCACCCGTCAAGCCGCTGGATCGCCGATCTGCTCGGTGGACCGGACCCGGCGAAGCCCGGCAAGCCTTAG
- a CDS encoding UDP-2,3-diacylglucosamine diphosphatase, whose protein sequence is MGSDSLSEESPERRFRTLFISDVHLGARGSQADRLLDFLKSHDADTIYLVGDIVDGWALKSSWYWPQSHNDFVQKMLRKARKGAKVIYVPGNHDEFLRNYYGTHFGGIDVVENTIHEGVDGKRYLIIHGDIFDLVVQNARWLAHLGDKAYDFAIQMNRLVNFFRRMFGVPYWSLSQWAKLKVKNAVNYIGAFEKTLAGEARRHGADGVICGHIHYATIRDEHGIRYMNCGDWVESCTALAEHEDGRFEIITWTDPVRRTVPVPRVAARAA, encoded by the coding sequence TCTCCGACGTCCATCTCGGAGCCCGCGGCTCGCAGGCCGATCGATTGCTGGACTTCCTCAAAAGTCACGACGCCGACACCATCTACCTCGTCGGCGATATCGTCGATGGCTGGGCGCTGAAGTCGAGCTGGTACTGGCCGCAATCGCACAACGACTTCGTGCAGAAGATGCTGCGCAAGGCGCGCAAGGGCGCCAAGGTCATCTACGTGCCGGGCAATCACGACGAGTTCCTGCGCAACTATTACGGCACGCATTTCGGCGGCATCGACGTGGTGGAAAACACCATTCACGAAGGCGTCGACGGCAAGCGCTACCTGATCATCCACGGCGACATCTTCGATCTCGTGGTGCAGAACGCGCGCTGGCTCGCCCATCTCGGCGACAAGGCCTATGACTTCGCCATCCAGATGAACCGGCTGGTCAACTTCTTCCGGCGCATGTTCGGCGTGCCCTATTGGTCGCTGTCGCAATGGGCCAAGCTGAAGGTCAAGAACGCCGTGAACTATATCGGCGCGTTCGAAAAGACGCTGGCCGGCGAAGCGCGGCGTCACGGTGCCGACGGCGTGATCTGCGGCCATATCCACTACGCCACGATCCGCGACGAGCACGGCATCCGCTACATGAACTGCGGCGACTGGGTGGAGAGCTGCACCGCGCTCGCCGAGCACGAGGATGGCCGGTTCGAGATCATCACCTGGACCGATCCGGTGCGAAGGACGGTACCGGTTCCCCGCGTTGCGGCGCGCGCCGCATGA
- a CDS encoding threonine ammonia-lyase, translating into MTEPVSLAAVGAADIDAAARVVAPFAVRTPLLSFPVLNERVGTKVFLKPEMLQRTGSFKFRGAFNKLASIPQDRRGGGVVAFSSGNHAQGVAAAAQIFGMQATIVMPVDSPVTKRERTKGYGAEVVLYDRDKEDREAIANGIASKRGATLVRPYDDPFVIAGQGTAGREIAEDMAALGLSPDIVVAPASGGGLIAGVATAVKAKFPQAQVIVAEPKDYDDHGLSLRAGHREAHHAAGRTICDALMAAMPGELTFSINSKLLANGVTASDEEVGAAVAYAYRELKLVVEPGGAVGLAALLAGRIDARGKNVVIVLSGGNVDADLFAKLVA; encoded by the coding sequence ATGACCGAACCAGTCTCCCTTGCAGCGGTCGGCGCCGCGGATATCGATGCGGCGGCGCGGGTAGTTGCGCCCTTTGCGGTGCGGACGCCGCTGTTGTCGTTTCCTGTTCTCAATGAACGCGTCGGGACCAAGGTCTTCCTGAAGCCCGAAATGCTGCAGCGGACCGGATCGTTCAAGTTCCGCGGCGCCTTCAACAAGCTGGCCTCGATCCCGCAGGACAGGCGCGGCGGCGGGGTGGTCGCGTTCTCCTCCGGCAACCACGCCCAGGGCGTGGCGGCGGCGGCGCAGATCTTCGGCATGCAGGCCACCATCGTGATGCCTGTGGACTCTCCCGTCACCAAGCGCGAGCGCACCAAGGGCTACGGCGCCGAAGTGGTGCTCTACGACCGTGACAAGGAAGACCGCGAAGCCATCGCGAATGGCATTGCCAGCAAGCGCGGCGCGACGCTGGTACGCCCCTATGACGATCCCTTCGTGATCGCCGGACAGGGCACCGCGGGCCGCGAGATCGCCGAGGACATGGCCGCGCTCGGGCTCAGCCCCGATATCGTGGTGGCGCCGGCCTCCGGCGGCGGGCTGATCGCCGGCGTTGCGACGGCGGTGAAGGCAAAGTTTCCGCAGGCGCAGGTGATCGTCGCCGAGCCCAAGGACTATGACGATCATGGCCTGTCGCTGCGCGCAGGCCATCGCGAGGCCCATCACGCCGCCGGCCGCACCATCTGCGATGCGCTGATGGCAGCGATGCCGGGCGAACTCACCTTCTCGATCAACAGCAAGCTGCTGGCCAATGGCGTGACCGCATCCGACGAGGAAGTCGGCGCGGCGGTTGCTTATGCCTATCGGGAATTGAAGCTGGTGGTCGAGCCGGGCGGCGCCGTCGGTCTCGCCGCACTGTTGGCCGGCCGCATCGACGCCAGGGGCAAGAACGTCGTCATCGTGCTCTCGGGCGGCAATGTCGATGCGGACCTGTTTGCCAAGCTGGTTGCCTGA